The following coding sequences are from one Ornithodoros turicata isolate Travis chromosome 1, ASM3712646v1, whole genome shotgun sequence window:
- the LOC135391522 gene encoding uncharacterized protein LOC135391522, with translation MVQTVKKLLQKADDPYLALLAYRDTPGHAGKSPAEISMGRRLRTRVPVYGNLLQPRHQAFAKFRQEDKRVRQKQRQHYNRRHAVKELRLLEPGEKVWVKDLKKSATVEQYAGTPRSYLVRTVRGCFRRNRRYLVPLGSTASDSTRTLLHLPVLPCTSPVDNAGERRTPGLETPRVERPTPVSQGDRTPVAVTRYGRRVYQPVRLGIEK, from the coding sequence ATGGTACAGACGGTCAAGAAACTATTGCAAAAAGCTGACGATCCATATTTAGCGCTCCTAGCTTACAGAGATACCCCGGGACATGCTGGAAAGAGCCCAGCGGAAATTTCCATGGGTAGAAGACTACGGACGAGAGTTCCTGTGTATGGAAATCTCCTTCAACCAAGACATCAAGCCTTCGCAAAATTTCGACAGGAAGACAAAAGAGTTCGTCAGAAACAACGGCAACACTATAACCGGAGGCACGCTGTCAAGGAACTTCGTCTGCTAGAGCCCGGAGAGAAGGTGTGGGTCAAGGACCTGAAGAAAAGTGCAACGGTCGAACAGTATGCAGGGACACCTCGCTCGTACTTGGTTCGAACTGTGAGAGGGTGCTTCAGAAGGAACCGAAGATACCTGGTACCGCTAGGTTCCACTGCGTCGGACTCTACGAGGACTCTGCTTCACCTTCCTGTTCTACCCTGCACAAGTCCGGTCGACAACGCAGGAGAGCGTCGTACTCCTGGTTTGGAAACCCCAAGAGTCGAACGTCCCACTCCTGTCAGTCAAGGCGACAGAACGCCCGTAGCAGTAACAAGATACGGACGTAGAGTGTACCAGCCGGTAAGATTAGGAATTGAAAAGTGA